The Nitrospinota bacterium region CGGGGAGGCCACCCCTGGGGAGTGAACCGCGAAAATAGCCAGGAAAATTAAAAACCCCACAAATCTGTAGTAATTTCTCTGCAAAATAAAGCCCTCCATCTATTTATAATTTAAGGGGTTATACTATTTATGTCAATGGATCTCTTAAAGGCGGGCCCTATCTAACGGATTATCAAACTATCTCATTCTGCTACCGGGTGCGATTTTTAATTCGGTAGAATATCTCTGAAGGTCAAGCGGGAGAGTTGTCTGGTAAAAATATATTTACCGTCTCTGTGTGAGTTCGTAGTCAGTTTTCCCTTTCCAGGTTACTTTAAAATTATCCGGAAGTCTTGTGGCTTGATCCATTTTAGCGGAACGTATTTGTTCCAGTGAAAGATCTTTTGTCAACCGAAGGTCTGCACGAATGAGACTGGCACCATTCATATCCGCATCGGTAAAAAGTACGCCAGTCAAATCACACTCCGCAAAATCAACACCTCGCAAATCCGTTCGGGTCAAATCGGCCCCACTCAAATCCGCTTTTATAAGGTTTGCCCGAACCAATCTGGCTCCGGAAAAATCGCAACCTTTAAGATCGGCTTCCCCCATGTCGCCTTCGCTCAAGTTGGCTCCGCTGAGG contains the following coding sequences:
- a CDS encoding pentapeptide repeat-containing protein, giving the protein MGFLRKSTDSTILPAIFGVNLSRGDLSYADLRGADLAGAILIATNLCGAKLERAHLQNAKLIGAKLIGAKLIGADLSGCDLSGADLNKADLRRVNLFEANLSGANLSEGDMGEADLKGCDFSGARLVRANLIKADLSGADLTRTDLRGVDFAECDLTGVLFTDADMNGASLIRADLRLTKDLSLEQIRSAKMDQATRLPDNFKVTWKGKTDYELTQRR